One window of Mesoplodon densirostris isolate mMesDen1 chromosome 15, mMesDen1 primary haplotype, whole genome shotgun sequence genomic DNA carries:
- the TANGO2 gene encoding transport and Golgi organization protein 2 homolog isoform X3, with protein sequence MCIIFFKFDPRPVSKNAYRLILAANRDEFYHRPSRAADFWGNNNEVLSGLDMEEGKEGGTWLGINTRGKLAALTNYLQPRLDRDARGRGELVAQFLTSDVDSLSYLKKVSTEGHLYNGFNLIAADLSTEKGDVICYYGNRGEREPVALAPGTYGLSNALLETPWRKLCFGKRLFLEAVERAQALPKAALAAQLLDVLNNEEAQLPDPAIEDQGREYVQPILSKYAAVCVRCPDYGTRTNTVILVDADGHVTFTERSMLGTDPSCWETSTHEFRLQS encoded by the exons ATGTGCATCATCTTCTTTAAGTTCGATCCTCGCCCCGTTTCCAAAAATGCGTACAG GCTCATCCTGGCCGCCAACAGGGACGAGTTCTACCACCGACCTTCCAGGGCTGCAGACTTCTGGGGGAACAACAACGAGGTCCTCAGCG GGCTGGACATGGAGGAAGGCAAGGAAGGCGGCACGTGGCTGGGCATTAACACGCGGGGAAAGCTGGCGGCACTTACCAACTACCTGCAGCCACGGCTGGACCGGGATGCCCGGGGCCGAG GTGAACTCGTGGCTCAGTTTCTGACCTCAGACGTGGATAGCTTGTCCTACCTGAAGAAGGTCTCCACAGAGGGCCACCTGTACAACGGCTTCAACCTCATAGCGGCCGACCTAAG CACAGAGAAGGGAGATGTCATTTGCTACTATGGAAACCGGGGGGAGCGTGAGCCTGTTGCCCTGGCGCCAG GGACCTACGGGCTAAGCAACGCGCTGCTGGAGACGCCCTGGAGGAAGCTGTGCTTTGGAAAGCGGCTCTTCCTGGAGGCCGTGGAGCGAGCCCAGGCGCTCCCCAAGGCCGCCCTGGCCGCACAGCTTCTGGACGTGCTCAACAACGAAGAGGC GCAGCTGCCGGACCCGGCCATCGAGGACCAGGGCAGGGAGTACGTGCAGCCCATACTTAGCAAGTACGCGGCTGTGTGTGTGCGCTGCCCAGACTACGGCACCAG AACCAACACAGTCATCCTTGTGGATGCAGATGGGCACGTGACCTTCACAGAGCGGAGCATGCTGGGCACGGACCCCTCTTGCTGGGAGACCAGCACCCACGAGTTCAGGCTGCAGAGCTAA
- the TANGO2 gene encoding transport and Golgi organization protein 2 homolog isoform X5, which produces MCIIFFKFDPRPVSKNAYRLILAANRDEFYHRPSRAADFWGNNNEVLSGELVAQFLTSDVDSLSYLKKVSTEGHLYNGFNLIAADLSTEKGDVICYYGNRGEREPVALAPGTYGLSNALLETPWRKLCFGKRLFLEAVERAQALPKAALAAQLLDVLNNEEAQLPDPAIEDQGREYVQPILSKYAAVCVRCPDYGTRTNTVILVDADGHVTFTERSMLGTDPSCWETSTHEFRLQS; this is translated from the exons ATGTGCATCATCTTCTTTAAGTTCGATCCTCGCCCCGTTTCCAAAAATGCGTACAG GCTCATCCTGGCCGCCAACAGGGACGAGTTCTACCACCGACCTTCCAGGGCTGCAGACTTCTGGGGGAACAACAACGAGGTCCTCAGCG GTGAACTCGTGGCTCAGTTTCTGACCTCAGACGTGGATAGCTTGTCCTACCTGAAGAAGGTCTCCACAGAGGGCCACCTGTACAACGGCTTCAACCTCATAGCGGCCGACCTAAG CACAGAGAAGGGAGATGTCATTTGCTACTATGGAAACCGGGGGGAGCGTGAGCCTGTTGCCCTGGCGCCAG GGACCTACGGGCTAAGCAACGCGCTGCTGGAGACGCCCTGGAGGAAGCTGTGCTTTGGAAAGCGGCTCTTCCTGGAGGCCGTGGAGCGAGCCCAGGCGCTCCCCAAGGCCGCCCTGGCCGCACAGCTTCTGGACGTGCTCAACAACGAAGAGGC GCAGCTGCCGGACCCGGCCATCGAGGACCAGGGCAGGGAGTACGTGCAGCCCATACTTAGCAAGTACGCGGCTGTGTGTGTGCGCTGCCCAGACTACGGCACCAG AACCAACACAGTCATCCTTGTGGATGCAGATGGGCACGTGACCTTCACAGAGCGGAGCATGCTGGGCACGGACCCCTCTTGCTGGGAGACCAGCACCCACGAGTTCAGGCTGCAGAGCTAA
- the TANGO2 gene encoding transport and Golgi organization protein 2 homolog isoform X4 yields MRTGSSWPPTGTSSTTDLPGLQTSGGTTTRSSAGWTWRKARKAARGWALTRGESWRHLPTTCSHGWTGMPGAEGTVSLPGRGAQSYRPGHGHVSPDTGELVAQFLTSDVDSLSYLKKVSTEGHLYNGFNLIAADLSTEKGDVICYYGNRGEREPVALAPGLASSWTHVEKGRVRGVPAIAPPTSHAGRANPSCRDLRAKQRAAGDALEEAVLWKAALPGGRGASPGAPQGRPGRTASGRAQQRRGAAAGPGHRGPGQGVRAAHT; encoded by the exons ATGCGTACAG GCTCATCCTGGCCGCCAACAGGGACGAGTTCTACCACCGACCTTCCAGGGCTGCAGACTTCTGGGGGAACAACAACGAGGTCCTCAGCG GGCTGGACATGGAGGAAGGCAAGGAAGGCGGCACGTGGCTGGGCATTAACACGCGGGGAAAGCTGGCGGCACTTACCAACTACCTGCAGCCACGGCTGGACCGGGATGCCCGGGGCCGAG GGGACCGTCAGTCTCCCCGGGAGAGGGGCTCAGTCCTACCGCCCCGGCCATGGGCATGTGTCCCCTGACACAGGTGAACTCGTGGCTCAGTTTCTGACCTCAGACGTGGATAGCTTGTCCTACCTGAAGAAGGTCTCCACAGAGGGCCACCTGTACAACGGCTTCAACCTCATAGCGGCCGACCTAAG CACAGAGAAGGGAGATGTCATTTGCTACTATGGAAACCGGGGGGAGCGTGAGCCTGTTGCCCTGGCGCCAG GCCTGGCGAGTTCCTGGACGCATGTAGAGAAGGGGCGGGTGCGTGGAGTTCCGGCCATAGCCCCCCCAACCTCCCATGCTGGCCGAGCCAACCCCTCCTGCAGGGACCTACGGGCTAAGCAACGCGCTGCTGGAGACGCCCTGGAGGAAGCTGTGCTTTGGAAAGCGGCTCTTCCTGGAGGCCGTGGAGCGAGCCCAGGCGCTCCCCAAGGCCGCCCTGGCCGCACAGCTTCTGGACGTGCTCAACAACGAAGAGGC GCAGCTGCCGGACCCGGCCATCGAGGACCAGGGCAGGGAGTACGTGCAGCCCATACTTAG
- the TANGO2 gene encoding transport and Golgi organization protein 2 homolog isoform X1, which translates to MRTGSSWPPTGTSSTTDLPGLQTSGGTTTRSSAGWTWRKARKAARGWALTRGESWRHLPTTCSHGWTGMPGAEGTVSLPGRGAQSYRPGHGHVSPDTGELVAQFLTSDVDSLSYLKKVSTEGHLYNGFNLIAADLSTEKGDVICYYGNRGEREPVALAPGTYGLSNALLETPWRKLCFGKRLFLEAVERAQALPKAALAAQLLDVLNNEEAQLPDPAIEDQGREYVQPILSKYAAVCVRCPDYGTRTNTVILVDADGHVTFTERSMLGTDPSCWETSTHEFRLQS; encoded by the exons ATGCGTACAG GCTCATCCTGGCCGCCAACAGGGACGAGTTCTACCACCGACCTTCCAGGGCTGCAGACTTCTGGGGGAACAACAACGAGGTCCTCAGCG GGCTGGACATGGAGGAAGGCAAGGAAGGCGGCACGTGGCTGGGCATTAACACGCGGGGAAAGCTGGCGGCACTTACCAACTACCTGCAGCCACGGCTGGACCGGGATGCCCGGGGCCGAG GGGACCGTCAGTCTCCCCGGGAGAGGGGCTCAGTCCTACCGCCCCGGCCATGGGCATGTGTCCCCTGACACAGGTGAACTCGTGGCTCAGTTTCTGACCTCAGACGTGGATAGCTTGTCCTACCTGAAGAAGGTCTCCACAGAGGGCCACCTGTACAACGGCTTCAACCTCATAGCGGCCGACCTAAG CACAGAGAAGGGAGATGTCATTTGCTACTATGGAAACCGGGGGGAGCGTGAGCCTGTTGCCCTGGCGCCAG GGACCTACGGGCTAAGCAACGCGCTGCTGGAGACGCCCTGGAGGAAGCTGTGCTTTGGAAAGCGGCTCTTCCTGGAGGCCGTGGAGCGAGCCCAGGCGCTCCCCAAGGCCGCCCTGGCCGCACAGCTTCTGGACGTGCTCAACAACGAAGAGGC GCAGCTGCCGGACCCGGCCATCGAGGACCAGGGCAGGGAGTACGTGCAGCCCATACTTAGCAAGTACGCGGCTGTGTGTGTGCGCTGCCCAGACTACGGCACCAG AACCAACACAGTCATCCTTGTGGATGCAGATGGGCACGTGACCTTCACAGAGCGGAGCATGCTGGGCACGGACCCCTCTTGCTGGGAGACCAGCACCCACGAGTTCAGGCTGCAGAGCTAA
- the TANGO2 gene encoding transport and Golgi organization protein 2 homolog isoform X2, which translates to MRTGSSWPPTGTSSTTDLPGLQTSGGTTTRSSAGWTWRKARKAARGWALTRGESWRHLPTTCSHGWTGMPGAEGTVSLPGRGAQSYRPGHGHVSPDTGELVAQFLTSDVDSLSYLKKVSTEGHLYNGFNLIAADLSTEKGDVICYYGNRGEREPVALAPGGPPNLWTDLSPLLIPITHPRGLASSWTHVEKGRVRGVPAIAPPTSHAGRANPSCRDLRAKQRAAGDALEEAVLWKAALPGGRGASPGAPQGRPGRTASGRAQQRRGAAAGPGHRGPGQGVRAAHT; encoded by the exons ATGCGTACAG GCTCATCCTGGCCGCCAACAGGGACGAGTTCTACCACCGACCTTCCAGGGCTGCAGACTTCTGGGGGAACAACAACGAGGTCCTCAGCG GGCTGGACATGGAGGAAGGCAAGGAAGGCGGCACGTGGCTGGGCATTAACACGCGGGGAAAGCTGGCGGCACTTACCAACTACCTGCAGCCACGGCTGGACCGGGATGCCCGGGGCCGAG GGGACCGTCAGTCTCCCCGGGAGAGGGGCTCAGTCCTACCGCCCCGGCCATGGGCATGTGTCCCCTGACACAGGTGAACTCGTGGCTCAGTTTCTGACCTCAGACGTGGATAGCTTGTCCTACCTGAAGAAGGTCTCCACAGAGGGCCACCTGTACAACGGCTTCAACCTCATAGCGGCCGACCTAAG CACAGAGAAGGGAGATGTCATTTGCTACTATGGAAACCGGGGGGAGCGTGAGCCTGTTGCCCTGGCGCCAG GTGGACCCCCCAACTTATGGACGGACCTTTCTCCGCTGTTGATTCCGATCACCCACCCCCGAGGCCTGGCGAGTTCCTGGACGCATGTAGAGAAGGGGCGGGTGCGTGGAGTTCCGGCCATAGCCCCCCCAACCTCCCATGCTGGCCGAGCCAACCCCTCCTGCAGGGACCTACGGGCTAAGCAACGCGCTGCTGGAGACGCCCTGGAGGAAGCTGTGCTTTGGAAAGCGGCTCTTCCTGGAGGCCGTGGAGCGAGCCCAGGCGCTCCCCAAGGCCGCCCTGGCCGCACAGCTTCTGGACGTGCTCAACAACGAAGAGGC GCAGCTGCCGGACCCGGCCATCGAGGACCAGGGCAGGGAGTACGTGCAGCCCATACTTAG